GTTTTTCCAACAGGATTTCCCGAATGGCGTCGGCATGGAAACCGGGTCGTTTGGCCAGAAAGCGCAACTCTTTTTCGGTCATGATGTGTCTTTGAAACACAAATTCCATCTCTTCCACATTTCTGGCGCTCATGTCGGGGAAAAACCCCCAGGGGTCCACCCTTTCGAAATAGGGGCGCAGCTCCTGGCGCTCTTTGCGGATGGTGTTGATGCCCATGGCGGTCAGTTGGGCCTGGGGACGAATGCGCAGATTGACCATGGGGCCTTTCATGATACCGGTTCCCAGAACCACGGCATCATGAATGACCGCTCGGGAATGAACCAGAAACTGGCACTCCACCAGTTGATCTTCCATTTCACGTTGCATGGCTTCGGCCCGCAACTGCGACTCCTTTTGCAACTGGCGCAGGAATTCGGCGTGCGCCATGGGTTGACCGGTCTCCGGGTGACGAATCATGGCTCCGGTTTCCGGATTGACCAGGGGTTCATCCTCCTGCATATCCCCGATATCAGGCATGGGGGTGGGTTTGATCCCCCAGTTGCGATCATCTGTCGGAAACAGCATGTCGGCCAGACGCGCCTCGGCTGTATTGGCCTTGCTGCGGGTCAGGTTGACGAATATGCGACTTTGATTTTCTCCCAGTTGACTCAGTGTTACCGGGTCATATTTGCCGTGATACTGACGCAAATCTTCCAGCCATCTCTCTTCCACCTGTTGTCGTTTTCGCACCTGTTCCTGGGCCAGTTCGGCCAACTGATCCGAGTAGTACCGACTTTCCTGCATATATTTCAGTGATCCCACCGCACCGCTTTTCATCCCTTTCATGCTCCTTCCATTGCCGCGAAACTGCTGGTCCTGTCCAAGAAAAAAAATCATAAAAATCAACAAACTGATCGCAATCAACGGCATCATCGCGTCCAAAAAAGGCAAAAAAAAACCGCATCCGGAGATGCGGTCACTCATGGTTCGAAATCAATCGAGGAATTCACAGGCTCCAAAATCTGTAAACAGCAAGCCTATCATGGTGAGTTGTATAGCCTGTTTTGCGCCCCCCCTGCAAGAACTATTTTGCATTTTTTCAAATTTTTTTTCGGAATCATTTTTTTTCGGTCTTTTTCCGTGGTCTTATGCCATTCAGAAAGGTCATATCGTTTCTGAGCTTGACATACAATCCAGGATTCAGGATTGTTGAGAGGACAGGCTGCTGCGTTGAGGTCAATCCATACAGATCCCATGGCGAAGGTTGCAACATGAAAATTTTGATCGCAGATGATGAATTGAACAATCGTCTGCTCCTGAAAAAAATTCTTTCACCCTACGGCCAGTGCGACATGGTCGCCAATGGCAGCGATGCCTTGACCGTATTTGAACACGCACTGGGTGACAACACGCCTTACAATCTGATTTGTCTGGACATCATGATGCCGATGTTGGATGGTCAGGAGACCTTGCGGCGTATTCGGGAGCTGGAAAAGCAGATGGACATCCCCGCCCACGCAGAAGCGACCATCTTCATGATTTCGGCGCTGGATTCACCCCAGGTCGTGATGGAATCCTTCCACAAAGGGGGCTGCACCGATTATCTGACCAAACCCGTTCTCCGGGAAAAGGTCCTGGAAAAGCTGCGGGAATATGGTTTGATCGAGTCGTAGAAGACCCCTTCTGTCCGACTTATGCATCCTGTGATTCCGGCTTTTGTCTGGCCGGGCTGGCCTCAATCGATTGGCGTGATGAAGGCTGGAATATCGCGGAATTTTTTCCTGAAACCAGCCAACGCATCGGCGGCTTTTTCCCTGTTGAGATAGCGTCCGACCCAAAGGAAGTACCACTGTTTCCCCTTTCTGTTGCGGGTGGACTGGACCTGGGTTTTCCAGCCTTTTTGTCTGATCCGGTCTGCGGTTTTTTCAAAATCCTTGACAGCCGGGGCAGCGGCAACCTGAATGGCAAACTGGTACTGACCTTGGGCCTGGGACTGTTCTTCTCTCTCTTCCGCTGATGTTTTTCCCTGGGATTGCCTGGTAACATTGCGGGCTGAAACGAGCGCCAGACCGCTCCCCTTGCCTGCCGTCTGCGCATCCTGGGGCGATTTTGTTGCGCTGCCACCGGAAGATGATTTGCCGGCAAGACCGGATTTTTCTGGATGCTCACCAGGTTCCTGGTTTATATCAGAACGCCTGGAATTGAGAGAGCCTTTTTTGGCGGTATTCTTATCTGCCGACTGACTGACAGGAGTGCGTTCGGAGCCAGGGATCAGGCTGGCCGGAGCTGAGGCCATACCGGTCTGTTCGGGTTTTTTCCCCAGCAAAACGGTGACATGGTCTTTTTTGAAGCGTTCTTCCAACTCAGACATCACCATATCGACGACGGCTTCCAGGGATTTTCCGTTATCGACAGGGACATCACGCACCAGGATTGGTTCGGTACGGGGTGGTTCGTAGAGTTCCACCAGGAAGAAACCGTTGGGTGGAGGTTTCATGCGACCGGTGAGCAGATGAGTGATTCCCAGGGCTGTCATGCGTTCCATGCCGCTTTGCGTGCGGGGATCGGCCTCGGTCGGACCCGTCTCCAAATAATTCAGACCAAAGCGTTCCTGACTACGGCCAACGAGAAAGCTCTGGATCCGGTCACGCGCCTTGTCCAGATCTTTTGGTTCTCCGATTTCCTGAAAAGGATGGAGCAAAAGACGTGTCGCTGACTTGGTTGGAGGTGGGGCCGGAGGCGGCTCGGGCATGGCAGGGGGAAGACAGCCACCGACCACACCCATCACCAGGATCAGAAATATTTTCCTGACAGAAGCCCAGGAAAAATTCCCCACCCGGATTTGACTTTGCTTTGCACCCTGTCCGGCACTCGGATTCGTCAGGTATACCACGTCGCTTCATCCTCCAGAACGGCGTCAGACCCGATTCAAGTCCGTCATTTCAGATCGCACGGTCACTTCCCTCCCCATGGTATTCATTTCATTTATTTCCGGGAAGGAATTCTCAAAAATATTTATTCTCAAAAAAAGGCCATTCTGTAAAGTGTATCATTGTCTCGGGGCGTGCGCACCTGTATAGAAAAGGGGCCTGTCGCAAACGGTGCAGAGTGGCGGCAAATCAAGCGCATATGAGGGGGTATGTCGCAAACGGTACAGATTGGCGATGAAACGTGCTGCGAAAGTGGCCATTCCTGGGAGAGGATCCATGCGGGAACTCTTGATCTACAAGGATATTGAACTCAAGGCGGGTGCCGAACTGGAGGGAGTTGATCTTTCCGGTCTGGACATGTCGGACTTGAATCTGGCCAAGGTCAATCTGAAAGGTGCCAACCTGACCGGAGCCAATTTTACCGATTCGTGTCTTTCGGGTGCAGAGATGGCCGGGGCATGTCTGGTCCAGGCCAAGCTGACCAAGGTCAATATTTCCCTTGCCGATCTCACCGGTGCCGATCTGGACCAGGCCGATTTTACCAATGCCTTGATGTTTTCGACCAACCTGAAAAAGGCCAGATTGACACAGGCCAGATTACCCTGGGCGGATCTCACCAAGGCCAATCTGGAAGAGGCAGACCTGACCGGGGCCAGGATGACCGATGCTTTCCTGACCCGGGCCAATCTCATTCGGGCCAACCTCACCGATGCCGGATTGCAGAGCGTCGATTTTGAACTGGCTGATTTGTCCGGAGCCATCCTGACCCGGGCAACCATGCATCGTGCCATTCTGCAGGAAACCATCATGAAGGGTACGGATTTGACCGGCGTGGATCTTTCCCAGGTGGATCTTTCCCAGGTGGATCTTTCCCAGGCCATTCGCACCTGACCCGCTCCAAAGCAATTCCACCAACGGGTTGTTTTCCGGGTCTCGTCCATCCACACCCGCCTTGTTCCAGAGATGGGCACCCTGCTCAATGACTTTTCGATGATCGGCGACGGCGTTCCGACAAGGACCATATGGGCCGGAGGCCATACCACCCTGCCTGGTTGAAACCTATTGGAGCAAATGGGTTTATGGTGATTTGGGTTTGGCGATTGTTTCCAAAATCGCAACAATGTTTTTATTATTATGTGATTTACGAAATATTGGAAAGGATCTATCCTCCGTACCCATAACGTTTTTGCAACTCAAACCCTGGAGGAGTGTGTATGTCCGGTCCCAAAATGGTCAAACTTCCTGCTGGTGAACATTGGCTCTGCATGTGTGGAAAAAGCCAAAAGGGGCACCTGTGTGACGGTTCGCACAAGGGGTCTGATAAAAGCCCCAGACAGGTTATCCTGAAACAGGCCGGGGAAGTCGCGATTTGCCAGTGTGGTCACACCCGCAACGCACCCCATTGTGATGGTTCACATAAAAAATGACGTTTACCAATCGCAACTCAATCGAGGAATATCCCATGAAAAAAACCATTTATTCTCTGGCCATTGTGGCCACCTTCCTCTCTTCTTCCGCCCCTCTCCTTGCTGAAGAGAGCAATCCTGCCATCGTGCATCGCCAGGGAATTTATGGCATTGCCGGCGGCCACATGAAGGCACTCAAATCCATATTGTTGCTGGACTTTGCCGCGCCCAAGGATCTGACCTTCCATGCCCAGGGCATCGTGGATGGTTTCAGTCACATGGGCAACTCTTTTCCTCCCGGTTCCGACAAGGGCGAGACCAAAGCCAAGCCGGAAATCTGGACCAACAACGACAAATTCAAGCAGCTTGGCAAAAATGCCTTTGAAGCCGCCAATGAACTTGTCAAGGCCACCCAGGGAAGCGACAAACAGGTCACTCTGGCCGCCTTCAAAAAACTGGGCGAAGCGTGCAAGGCCTGCCACGACGATTTCAAGAGTAAATAGCTCTTGGTTCCCACCTGGGATCTGCCGACCCGATTGTGTCACTGGTTGCTGGTGATTCTGGTTCTGGATGCCTGGATTTCCCACCAGTTTGGCGACCTGCGGCTGCGTTGGCACATCTGGAACGGCTATGCCATTCTGACTTTGCTCTTGTTTCGCATGGGCTGGGGCTTTGTCGGTTCCTCGACGGCGCGTTTTGCCACGTTTCTGACCGGCTGGTCCACCGTATCCAACTACCTGCGCTCCTTGCTGCGCGGTGAGGCCCCTTATTTTCTTGGGCACAATCCGGCTGGCGGCTGGTCCGTGGCAGGTCTGCTCACTCTTTTGATGTTTCAGGGTACGTTCGGCCTGTTCGCCAGCGATGATCTCATGGCTTCCGGTCCCTTGCATCATCTTCTGGATGAAGCCACAGCCGGCAGGCTCACCACTTTGCACAGCATCGGTTTTTGGATGCTGTCGGGCATGATCATCCTGCATCTAGGTGGGGTGTTTTTTCACCTGTTGCGCAAGAAGGACAATCTCATCCTCCCCATGTTGACAGGCGTGAAAGCCTTGGAAAAAGTTCCACCCGGTGCCTCGGCACAGATGCAATCTCCCTGGCTGGCCCTGCCGGTCCTGGTTGCGAGTATTTTATTCGTTTGGCTGGGGATTCAG
The sequence above is drawn from the Magnetococcales bacterium genome and encodes:
- a CDS encoding response regulator, encoding MKILIADDELNNRLLLKKILSPYGQCDMVANGSDALTVFEHALGDNTPYNLICLDIMMPMLDGQETLRRIRELEKQMDIPAHAEATIFMISALDSPQVVMESFHKGGCTDYLTKPVLREKVLEKLREYGLIES
- a CDS encoding SPOR domain-containing protein: MVYLTNPSAGQGAKQSQIRVGNFSWASVRKIFLILVMGVVGGCLPPAMPEPPPAPPPTKSATRLLLHPFQEIGEPKDLDKARDRIQSFLVGRSQERFGLNYLETGPTEADPRTQSGMERMTALGITHLLTGRMKPPPNGFFLVELYEPPRTEPILVRDVPVDNGKSLEAVVDMVMSELEERFKKDHVTVLLGKKPEQTGMASAPASLIPGSERTPVSQSADKNTAKKGSLNSRRSDINQEPGEHPEKSGLAGKSSSGGSATKSPQDAQTAGKGSGLALVSARNVTRQSQGKTSAEEREEQSQAQGQYQFAIQVAAAPAVKDFEKTADRIRQKGWKTQVQSTRNRKGKQWYFLWVGRYLNREKAADALAGFRKKFRDIPAFITPID
- a CDS encoding pentapeptide repeat-containing protein, yielding MRELLIYKDIELKAGAELEGVDLSGLDMSDLNLAKVNLKGANLTGANFTDSCLSGAEMAGACLVQAKLTKVNISLADLTGADLDQADFTNALMFSTNLKKARLTQARLPWADLTKANLEEADLTGARMTDAFLTRANLIRANLTDAGLQSVDFELADLSGAILTRATMHRAILQETIMKGTDLTGVDLSQVDLSQVDLSQAIRT
- a CDS encoding CDGSH iron-sulfur domain-containing protein — encoded protein: MSGPKMVKLPAGEHWLCMCGKSQKGHLCDGSHKGSDKSPRQVILKQAGEVAICQCGHTRNAPHCDGSHKK
- a CDS encoding cytochrome c, translating into MKKTIYSLAIVATFLSSSAPLLAEESNPAIVHRQGIYGIAGGHMKALKSILLLDFAAPKDLTFHAQGIVDGFSHMGNSFPPGSDKGETKAKPEIWTNNDKFKQLGKNAFEAANELVKATQGSDKQVTLAAFKKLGEACKACHDDFKSK
- a CDS encoding cytochrome b/b6 domain-containing protein, with product MVPTWDLPTRLCHWLLVILVLDAWISHQFGDLRLRWHIWNGYAILTLLLFRMGWGFVGSSTARFATFLTGWSTVSNYLRSLLRGEAPYFLGHNPAGGWSVAGLLTLLMFQGTFGLFASDDLMASGPLHHLLDEATAGRLTTLHSIGFWMLSGMIILHLGGVFFHLLRKKDNLILPMLTGVKALEKVPPGASAQMQSPWLALPVLVASILFVWLGIQVWKW